The genomic stretch CACCCACCCCGGGGCCGCTGCTTACGCTGGACGTCAGGGGCCTCAGTGGCCTCGTGGAAGTCGTCCTCAAGGTCGAGCTCCGAGTACTTGGCCAGAGAGCGCCGCAGCGCCCGGGCCAGCACGGCCTGCAGCAGGTCCTCCCGGCGCAGGGCCCGGCACACGGCGTGCAGCTGCAGTGCCGCCTCCTGCCCCAGGAGGGCCCGCCTCAGGTGGGCCTTGCCTGCGGGGACCGAGGTGTCTCGCGCTGCTGGGCCCCTCCAggcccaccccccccacacacacaggcagccCGAGGAGGACAGGTCAGGGCTTCCGAGTTCATCCTGGGTTCGCCGGGGAAGAGCTGCCTCCCATGGGTGCCTGCCCTGCCCATGAAGCCGCCCGTGCTGCTGGTGCCCCACGGGGAGTGACGGCTGGAGGGGGGCGCTCATGCCGGCAGGGGCCCAGGGCCTCACCCAGTTTGCTGCGCTCCTCGCGCTCCTGGGGCAGCGCTGGGCTCCGGGCCTCAGCCGAGGCCAGGAACACCTGCTCGAGGACGGGGAGCTCCGACTCGGCCACCGCTGGAGGTCAGAGAGGGCGGTGAGCTGCCGCACGGGCCCCTGGCAGCACGGCACGCGGGCACGCGGGGCGGGGCACTCACGGGCGCCGTCACACAGGCCCAGGGCCGCGTGGTAGTGGGCCAGGGCGCGGAAGTGCTCGGCCTTCACGTGCACCAGGGTGGTCCAGGGGAAGGGCACGTAGTCCTGGATGGGTGGCTGGGCCATGGTCCGATGCACCAGCCGGTACTCGGCCGCCACCTGCTGGCGCACAGTGGGACGGAGGGCGCTGCCGCGAGCTCAGCGGCCTGGGCCCAGGTCTCTGCCCACCCTGGGGCCCCGCCTCCACCAAACTCCCAGCGGCCCTGCCCTACGCCGAGCCGAGCTCAGGGCTTGGGGCCCCCAGTCCCTGCCCTGGTTGGCATTGCCCCAGACGTGGGGACTCAGGGCCCCGGGACCCTGAACAGCCCCCCGGAGCTCACGAGGACAGCTGGCAGCCACCCCTCCCGGCCctggcccggccccgcccctcagCTCAGCAGGCACCCGAGAGCCGCAGCCTGGCCCTCCCCCGGGacagccgccccccaccccgccctcacCTGGGCCGCCTCCTGGGCCAGGCGCAGCTGGGCTAGGCAGTCGTGGGCGGTCCCGGGGGCCTGCAGCAGGAGGCCCTCGAAGACACACTCCTGGGCCTGGGCGCTCATGAGCTGCTCCAGCATGGACAGCGAGGCGGGGCTCATGTCCGGGCTGGGCGCCTGGGAGAAGTTCTCCCTCAGGAGGCTGAAGGCccctgtgggggaggggggctcagagGGGCTCAGCTGGGCTGCCCGGCCGAGCCCCGAGCCCCTGGGCCCCCCTCAGAGAGCCTTGTGTGCTGAGCCCCTCAGGCTAGGGGGCCACCATGCCTGTCCCCCGACCCCGACTCTGGCCCTCGAGCCTGGAAGGACGGACTGCACAGGCGCAGCTGTGGCGCCAGGGTCTGGTGGCCTCACCAGCAGCCCTCTGAAAGGATTCCACGGCGTGGCCGATGCCCTCGGGGCAGGAGCGATTCTGGCGAGCCCCGATCTGGGTGTGCAGGGCGCCGATGTTGAACAGCACGCTGCCCTTCTCGAAGGCCAGGGCCCGCTGCTGGGCTGGGAGCCCTGTCAGCGAGTCATACCTGCAGGGATGCATCAGGCTGGGAAGAGTTCCCTCAAGAAGCTGGGGGTCTCAGGAGCGGCCCCGGGgctcctgcccaccccagcccctaCCAGTGGAAGAGCAGCCCTAGGCTGCGGGCAGGGGTGACAAAGCGTGCCTCCAGGAAGCAGAGCTGGTTGTAGTAGGCCGTGAGCAGCTCCAGGCCGGCCTTGCTCCGGCTGGGGGTCCGCGTGGCCTGCCAGATGGAAGTCAGCTGGGTCCTACCGCCCCCGCCCACCCCAGGGCACACATGGCAGCCCAAGGGATGTTACAGCTCCAGGGGACGTCTCAGGGTCTAGGGGTGAACATGGTCACACCTGCCCTCCCTGGGGTTGCGGGGGACCACACATGCCACTCCAGGGGACTGCAGGCCGCTGGGGCGGGAAGCTGGGCAAGGTCCCTGGGGTGGGCACGGGCACAGAGCAGCCATTCCCAAAGGCCAGCAGTCTTCTCACCTGGGGGCTAGGGGGGCCAAAACCCACCTGCCGCAGGTCCTCCAGCTCCCTGATCTCAGCCTCGTAGGAAGCGCCGTCTTCCCCAAAGTGCCTGCAGATCAGCTCctgaggcggggggggggggggggggagggggcgggtgcaggacttccctggagccTCCCAGCCCAACATGGCTGAAGCCCCATAGCGAGGGAAGCCCCACCACAGATGTGGGGCCCAGGGACTCAGGGATATCTCTACTGGAACCCTTTACCCTTATTAACTCCCACGAGCCAAGTGCCACCTGCCAGCAGACACCCGAGGCTGAGGCTGAGGCACTTTCCCCCTGGCCTGGCTGCAGGGGCTTGGGAGTGCCCACAAGGCCCCCCGGAGCCTGAGGGTTTTCTCAGCACAGGCTCTGACTAGAGGGGGCAGCCCCCAGCCAGCGGAACCCTCAGAGCAGGAGTCAGGGACCCTGCAGCCATCCTGGGACCTCCAGTTTTGCCGACATCCGTCCCAGGGTATGTTCTTCTGCAAAGCCCACCCAATCAAAATCCCTTCTGGCTGTGGAGGCTAGGTGGCTCCAGGTCAGACCCTTCTTCCCTCTGAGTCCTCACCCCAGTGAGACCGCGGACCAGGAAGCCCCCCGAGAGCTGAGCCCAGGCTGGCACTCACCTTCAGAGGTGGGGCCCAGTCCAGGGGCTTGGTCTCCTTCAGCCCCAGGGGGATCATGGGGGCAGTGACGCCTTCGCTAGAACCAGAAGTATTGAGTCCAAACTCTAGGGCTGGACCCTGCTGTTCTCAGTGGCCCTGGAGTCACCCACTACTCCTCCTGCTACACGGGACGCACCTCCCCCGATTCTGGTACAGCACACCATGTCTCTCAGGTATTGCCTGGGTGCCGGCCCTGCACACACAGGCGTGGTGGTGGTGTCCTCCCTCATGCTCACACGCACATGCGCCTCTGGGgccagtctgtgtccctgcacacatgtgcatgcacacgtgcCTTCAAGGCCAGCCCGTGTCCTTGCTCATGCTTGCACACACACGTGCCTCTGGGGCCAGTCCACGTCCTTGCACACACTCACAAACGCACCTCTCGGGCTGGGCCGTGTCCCCACTGTTGTCAAGCCCCGCCAGCTCCTCCTTCAGCAGCTGCAGGCTGGAGTTGACGTCGCTCAGTTCCAGGGCCACAGTCTCCCTGACGCGGGCGTTGCTGGTAGCTCTAGAGGAGGGAGGCCGAGGTGAAGCCCTAGCGCTGCCAAGGGACCCACACCCCGGGGCTTCATCGCAGCCCAAGCTCTGGAGCCCATTCCACAGTGATGTGCCAAGGGGCCCAGCCACCCTGGGAGGCAGTGGTGGGGTCCAGGGCCCACCAGACGATCCCCTCCTCTCTGAGGTTCCCTGTGGGTCATGTAGTTTCCTGTCTGTACATGTATGTCATGACTCTGGCCTGAGTACATGTGCTCGGACCCAGAACTTCCAGGGCGTAAGTCCTCCCACCACCTCTCACTCCCCCAGGACATGGCTCACGCCTGTCCTCTGGAAACTGGAAGGCAACTTCCCTGGAGAGATGGGGTCGGACTCCCTCTGTGCCTGCCAGAGGGACCGGTGGGTGCCCAGGAAGGCAcggggtggacagggaggcagggctgCTAAGGAAAAGGAGGGCCTGGTGGAGCCCTGGTCTGCAGCTGGCTTTGTGCCCACTGGTGGGCGCTCGGGCAGGCGGGGTCCCCTTCCCGGGCCTCAGATCAGCACCTGGAGAACAGGTGGGTGTGAAGGTCTGAGCACACAGGCTCCGAGGCGGACTCGTTCCTGTCTCAAGGACTCATTCTCAGGTCCTCAACCTCAGGACACCTGTCACTTGCCACAGCTCAGCCTAAGAAGTGCAGCTGCTATGCTCATCCCGGTGGGGACATCCTCTCCAGCTTAGCACGGAACCCGGATGGCCCTGAGCTGACCCTGCCAGTGAGGGCCACCAAGATGGGGGCCTGAGCCATCTGTGAGCGTCCCAGCTGGGCAGCATGGCTGCCCCAGACCCTGGTGCGAAGTCCAGCCCTGCCTCTCGGGAGCCTGAACAGGAGGCCTGGTCATGGACTTACACGTGAACCAAAAGGCCAGGCACCTGCCGGGTCATTGCCTGCCCCGGAGTGAGCCTGCCTTACGGGGGCCTctgggaacacagccctgctttCCTGGGGATCCAGTCGGGGGCGGGTGTCCCGGGCAGCCAGCGCCCACCTGTACAGGTTCTCAGCGCCCGTCCGCATCCTCAGCTCCCTGTCGATCTGCTGGTGGATCCGGGCCCTGCGGCTCTGCAGGTGGCCATGCGGTGAATCTGCCGGAAGGTCACAGCCCTGCGGAGAGGCCACAGGTCACCAGGGCCAGGCCAGCAAGGACATGGCGGGCAGGGACAGGGCTGGACTGCCCTGGGAAGATGCTGGGCCCATTGGGTGCCACTTTGGGGCTCAGAAGCCAGTTGGAGCCCCTCCTGGAGACGGCCAATTGCTCCCCGCATCCTCCTGCACTTCTGAATTCCTTCTGTAACCCTCACGACCCATCCTGCCCACACAAACGCCAGACCGCGCACGTCTAGATGGAGGGGATGCCCAGCCAGCTCCTGCCAGGGAGAGCACCTGATGGAGAGCACCCTGCCTGCAGGGTGCTGGGTCTCCCCCGGGCCACACGTGCTGTGGCCAGGCTCCGTCCCAGTTGGCTGCTTACTTGCGGCAAATGCCCAAACCACAGGCCCCAAGGGTCAATCCGCTCATAAGCAGCGGGCCAGGCCTTCTGGCATCCCCATCTGAGGTGCCTCAGTGCGGGTTCTGCCCTGCACATGGGCAATCCTGCCAGCCTGCCTGCGTCCCAGGCCCCAGGCAGGGAGCCCTGTGGCAGGTTCAGAGGGCGAGAGGTTTCCTCTGTGAGGGGAGGAGCTTTCAGGGCCCCAGTGGGACTGGTGCAGTTGCTGCCATTTAGGGACCTCCTGGCCTGGTCAGTCACCAGCCCGAGAGTTGGGAAGGACTTCTCAGAATGTTCTTCCTTGGACCATGTCCTCAGGCTCAGGTGGTCTCCTGGCCCTGGAACAGAACAGGGAAGAGGACACACTGCCTCCTAGGACCCCACCCTGAAAGCACAGACGCGCAGGGCTAATGCAGCCTCTATGCAGTGGCTGCTGTTTTGCACAAATCTGAGGATGTATGTCCCCGCTGTCACACACAGAGCAGTCCCTGCCTCCTGGGGGCTCTAGCTTATCCCAGCCCCACAGCAGGAGGCACCCTAAAGAAGGCTTTACTCTCTTGCACAGACGAGACTCATGGCACATGGCCACCTTGGATTACAGCCCAATGTTTCCtccacattccagtattctcaggaGAGATcaatcagggaagacttcctgcaGGAGGAAGCATTCTTCTGGGACCTCCAAGTGGTCCTGAGGTTACTGGGGAGAGGGGACTTGTCCCCATTGAACAATGGGAGAGAGACAGCAACCACCTTGGATGACTGCCTGCTGGGGGACTCTGGGCAGGTCCTCATCTGTAGACGGAAAGGGGGCTGGTGTCAAGGTGGCACCAGGCAGGAAGAAGACAAAATACAGCTCTCCTCTCTCCGCTCTGCTGATTGAGTGTCTGTCTTCCCACTGGCCTTCACCTCTTCCCCATGGTACCTCCCACACCCACTTGGTGCAGAAGGGAATGAGAAGAGGACACAGGCAGTCTCCCTTCCAGGAGGCCTGAGAATCCGGAGCAGGGGGCAGGCCACAGCCAAACCTTTACTCCTCTCCCTCTGATGGTCCAGCTGCACAGCTCCAGCCTAAAGTTCTGAGTGAGCAGCATGGCTGTCTGCCGGGGGAGGGGCGCTCCATGTACTGGGGAGAGGCTGCCAGCCCTGCGGGGCTGTCAACACAGCTCACTGGGTATCCGACGTCAAGTGCTCCCGGAGAGATGTGCTTGAAGTCAGGAGACCATAGTCCCCTCTGAGGCCTGCAGTCAGCACCCCTCATGGCCTCGTGACCCCAATACACCCTCCAGGATGCAGGTTGACTGCATGACTTGGTAGGAAGTGCGACTGCGGCCCAATTTGCAGTGCTGGGTGGGTGAGAGCCACGCTCACCCCCATTTCCACACCGGGTGGTGAAGGGGTCTGTCAGCTCACGCATGTGTGGAAGAACCCCCACCTGATGGAGAAGAGCAGCAAGCCTCTCCCACGCTCCCCCTGCTGCAGTCCTGGCAGCACTGGTCTAATGAATCCCCCAGAAgcccaggaggaaatggcaggggCAGTGGCCAGAACTGGCTAAATGTGCAGGCAACTAGGCCAGCACAGGTCTGGTAACAGACTGCAAGATGGTTGGCGGGGCCAGGCCTCACACCCTCCCTGGTGTGGGTGCAGCTACGCTTGGTGGTACCGGACTGAAAACTCTTGTGTATGCGGATGCCCAAGGCCTGGCATAAACACTGGGA from Odocoileus virginianus isolate 20LAN1187 ecotype Illinois unplaced genomic scaffold, Ovbor_1.2 Unplaced_Contig_23, whole genome shotgun sequence encodes the following:
- the RHPN1 gene encoding rhophilin-1; protein product: MVPEDRSDGPGAGEERARLQAAGTVRKGCDLPADSPHGHLQSRRARIHQQIDRELRMRTGAENLYRATSNARVRETVALELSDVNSSLQLLKEELAGLDNSGDTAQPESEGVTAPMIPLGLKETKPLDWAPPLKELICRHFGEDGASYEAEIRELEDLRQATRTPSRSKAGLELLTAYYNQLCFLEARFVTPARSLGLLFHWYDSLTGLPAQQRALAFEKGSVLFNIGALHTQIGARQNRSCPEGIGHAVESFQRAAGAFSLLRENFSQAPSPDMSPASLSMLEQLMSAQAQECVFEGLLLQAPGTAHDCLAQLRLAQEAAQVAAEYRLVHRTMAQPPIQDYVPFPWTTLVHVKAEHFRALAHYHAALGLCDGAPVAESELPVLEQVFLASAEARSPALPQEREERSKLGKAHLRRALLGQEAALQLHAVCRALRREDLLQAVLARALRRSLAKYSELDLEDDFHEATEAPDVQPKTQQRPEGRTPSFSQVKVADIFHRLGPLSVFSAKNHWRLVGPVHLSRGEGGFGFTLRGDSPVLIAAVVPGGRAAEAGLKEGDYIVSVSGQPCRWWKHAEVVAQLQGVGDGGVSLQVATPLPAAELPISGDRRPALGGLLRSQKECGQETPVPSRARPRPRPLLGWNRKANRGKTGRTLSPAPQP